Genomic DNA from Oryza sativa Japonica Group chromosome 5, ASM3414082v1:
atatatatatatatatatatatacatacatacttcATACGTTTCACGATGAAAGTCACTCAATCATttcctatatttatattgatgttaataaatttaaacactgtgaaacggagggagtatacgtGTCCTTTGCTCATGTATGACAATGGACTAATTATTCTAATCATCATCTGCtgatataaataaaaatatatgtaattaatataaataCTAGTATTTAATTTGGGTCTGATTGGTTAGAACAATTTCATTTTTGGTGGCTCACGTTAATTGGCTAGCGGCGTGTTAAGTAAGACACTCATCGATCTatcgattcattaatatatgcACGAGATGGCTTGAAAAATTCACAGCAATTTTAGATTTTCAGGGTCGAGAGAGAGCGATCGATTGATGGAGATGTATGCATTGTACCGGCCTACTATATTTACTGCTCTCTTGCATTGCAAAAAGTATCAGTTTGTCGGCTAGCTCTAGCCAGCTCATACTGCCCctgttctttttatttaatttcaatATATTGAGACAATAAATACACATGTTTTTATTATTAGTAGTGTTCTTAATTTCTACCTATATATTTGTAAGTTGTAGTATATAACGATTACAATAATTGGATATAGTTTCTTTAAAAGCAAAAGCAGGAATgaattctattattaaaaaagatatatttgtagtaattaaaaattatatgaaaaatattcatCATGAAAAATCTGTGAATATCATTTTTTGCATGTTAACCCTTAAATTTATATGCTAATAATTTAATGTCATCATATTTGACCGTATGTATTTTAGGGTAAAATGTTAATTAGAGCGGAGGTAGTAACAACTTGCAAgggagcatgcatgcatgtatgaagCAATCAGCTCTGACCAGGAGTTGTTGTAGTTGTCGTTGTAGTTGGACCTTTGGTTTGATTTTGCGACGAACTTTTGGGCTGTCCGTTTCACACGTACTCATACACGCTACATTAATATTTCTTCAGATTCAGGGGTACATACAGCTAACCTACCTAGCTCATCAATTAATACGTACTtcatccgtattttaatgtatgatgccgttaacttttcgatcaacgtttgaccattcgttttattcagaaattttgtgcaaatataaaaatatttatgttcaacttaaagaacatttgatgacgaatcaagtcacaataaaataaatgatagttacataaattttttgaacaagacgaatggtcaaatattagaCAAAAAAttaacgacgtcatacattaaaatatggaggtagtacgaTATTTATATGAAGCTTATCTCTCTCTGTATGTATGCCGCACGGTTAGCTTGGAGTACAGTgatgtgcatgcatgcttgcttgcttttggaagaaaattaaaaagaggGATTATTCTCATGACTGACCTGACCTATGCATGCGTTCATGTATGTATCACAAAAAAGATTGGAACAACACGTACGTCAATACATATATGTGCCAATCCTATCCACCTCATCATGCTCGTGATTCAACCACTGCctggctgcatctgcgcaagcaAACACACGAAACATCTCGTAAAATTTGAttatcacacacacacatatatatatatgtcattgGTACGTATATGGTATATTGTTTAGAAACACAATATAAGCACTTGTGCTCGTAATTAACACGCACACACTAGTAAGTATCATctatcactgaaagaataatcaCCCATAAATATGAGCATCTGCATCAAGTTTAGTACTTCAATCCGGATGGATATATTTCACCACAAGAATTCAAGAAACATACTCCCACAGTTAGAGAAATCAAATCTAATACGGGATGTAACATATCATAGtactaaaatatgtcacatctcgtattaggtttgtttttcataggacggagggagtaactagttgagctttacCCTATATCTAGAGAAAGAAATAAACagtgagagagaaaaaaaaagacacatgAATCTCTGTAGATCATCTAGTTGGTCGCCGCTCGCCATGTGATTGGCATTCAGGAAGGCGCTTGTGGGTTCCATTCCGGCCCATCTAGTATAGCCAGCTTGTTAATATCCTCCCTGGGCCGGCCCAAGTAACCCACCCACTGGCATGGTCTGCTCCGGCCCAACTAACCCACGACTGCTTGGCTATTTCCGTCATTTTCACGCTGAaaacccccctcctcccctccaccacAATCGTCCCGCCAAACTCGAACGCAACCGCCTCCCAATCCCCATCTCCGCCGCACGATCCGCCTCGAGATTCGCGGAATTTCCCttccctccctcttctctcgTACGCCACCCACTGATTGCGCCACGTCATCTATATTACTACacctctcactctcactctcagTCCATAACTGACCAAGAATCTATCGCTACCCATCGATCCAGGAGGAAGGAGGCCAGTGAGAAGCTTCCAGAAGGTTCGATCGGGAGCGCGGagtggtgatggcggcggcggcggagctgtctcgcggggcggtggcggcgatgtcGCGGATGGAGCAGGGGCTGCGGCCGGTGCTGCAGGTCACCGACGTGCGGCCTGCCGCCGGTCGATACCTCGTGGCGCTCTTCGACGGAACCAAGTCGGGGCAGGGGGTGCTCGTGGCGTCCATGGCGCACCTCGTCAGGGCATGCGCCATCCGCGCCGGCACCATCATCCGCGTCCTCGACTATCTCTGCATCGACACAAGGTGACCGTACAAATCCTTCTTCTGCTCTAATTTTCACtcttatgtacttcctccgtttcacaatgtaagtccgaatgtggaaaatactagaaggatttacattgtgaaacggagggagtatttcatatACCAGATGCTTGCCTGCTGTCTGGTCGATCTTTGCGATCCAAATTAATCGGGGAGCCGCTCTTTGATCATTTGATGCGATGTGTCGTGTACTCGTGTGTGTGTTGAAAGGGGGAGATTTTGGtgaagtttttgttttttttctttctgtctGACTGCTAAGGTTAACTTTTGTTCTGAAGTTGTTATGCCGAAATTAGTTTTTTGGGAGTTCTAAACTAAACGGCGCTAGGGAGGGACTGATGAATAACAGAGCCAGCTCTTTATTACTGAACCAGGACAGAAATTATATCTGAAAAAATAACTAAAGTCCAGTCTACTTTTGTATAGAACTTGCTTCTTTTCCAATTTATTTACATCATGTAGCATCCTAATACAAAGTTATGACATAAAATGGACGATCTACTTGTTACTATggataaattaaataatattacTATGTATTATATAAATCTAAACAAATATCTCGGAACAAGTGGTCCAAATGATGCAGTATAAGAAATCTTTTCACAAGTCGTGTTTTTAGAAGCATCGAGCAAATAATCCGATGGACGCTATTTCATTTTGTTATTTGAacttaagcttccaaatacTCCAACATATGTCAACTGTTACTGAAAATTGTATCAACAACTAACTTTTCGTATCATGTCTTGCTGGTTTCTTAATTCAGGGTTATTATCGTTGAGCAACTTGAAATACTGCAAATTAACTGCGCACTGATCGGAACTAGCAATACTCATGGGCGCCTTACTTAGCCTAACACCCATTGCTGCACTGAGCCCATACAAGTGTAAATGGACAATCAAGGCCAGGGTGACTGCAAAATCTGGTCTCCAGCACTTGAGCAATGACAGAGGTGAAGCAAAGTTCTTCGACTTTGATCTGCTTGATGAGCAGGGCGGTGAAATGCTCGCAAAATGCTTCAGTTCGGCTGCTGAAAAGTTCTATGGCCTAATTGAAGTTGATAAGGTCTACTTGATATCCAGAGGATTAGTGAAACCTGCACAGGAGCCTTTCAACAGTGATTATGAATTAGCTCTGGATGCCTCAGCATCAGTAGAGGTCTGTTCCAGTGATGTTATATAATGGATCATCTCGTTCAGTTGGCAATAATGCAGGGCTCGTCTCCAGTCCATGCTGCTTCAGGTGCAAATCAAAGGTTGTCCAGGGCTATGTCTGCTCACTAATAATAATGCTCTTAGTGATACAGTAGGCAGGGTACTGCTAATTAAAGGGCACTTAGCGAGATGCATCCAGCTACTTTGTTAAATGTTGAATGCTAGTTATGTAAGAACTCTGTCATTACCATTATATTTCTGTTGATGTGTTGAATATCCCATCGTTCGAGTTATGTCTGATAAGTCATGGAAAAATGAACGAAGCAACGAAAGATAATGTGTGCAAAATTTTGTATCTATGTTATTAGCGACTAAAAACCAACACTGAAAAAGAGACCGATAAGAAATAAAAttctaaaatcaactctaaaactAAAATCTGAAATTCAAAAATTAGATGCATTTGCTAAGATAATCTAACAACCAGACGATGATGGTGCAATAGGATAGCAGGGAAATGTGCATGATCTTCTGTTTGGTCCTTCGGTTTTGCCTCAAGTGTGGACTACTAAATAATGCAGGAAATGCTGCTCTTGTTGCTGTATCAGACATTTGATTTTGCGGTATGTTTAGCAAGTTTCTTTGTCACGCAAACGAATATAATCTAAAGAAAATTTGAACAATACCATTGGAGAAATACGTGAGTTGTAAAATACCATTGTAGTGAGAATGACATGAGAGATCTAGATCCACATGTCAATGACACTACTTATTTTGCTGACATGTTAATTGAAACACGACGCTGTCAACCTAAAATGCTTGCTTCTTGATacaaaatcacgttttggtaaCGCTGCCATACAAAATCACGTTGCTGCGTTCGTTTTGGGGAGTTCCCAAATCTCCACCCTCGTTTTTCGcacacacgcttttcaaaccgctaaaaGGTCCGTtgtttataaaaagtttctatacgaaagttacttagaaaaatcattttgatcCAATTTTTTAgctaaatatttaaataatcatgcactaatggaTCGTTTCGTTTTTCGTGCGCAGCAGATGTATTGGGACAGTGATCACGGAAAAACTGCCTAGGGTGACAGAGCGGTGCACCCTGTTCCCAACCAAAATAGTGATAATGGAAAACGGAACGGTCCATtaacgcataattaattaagtattagctatttttttttaaaaaatggatcaatatagaTTTTCTAAgcaacttttataatttttttttaaaacacaccTTTAAAAAACGAGAAAGCggaaaatgagagagatggaTTGGTAACTAGCGTGTGCGCCTGGTGTCATGTTCATTTCACTTCCTACTAGTAACGCTTATTTCTTGGACGAGAAAGGAAAGCTCTGAATTACCCTTGGGCTTATCAATCGTACAGGCCCATCTCAATTCCCAAAAGGCCAATTCAGCCCAATTCTATTCCACCCACCAAGGGCACTACCGTCATTTCGCAACGAAAATTTCTCTCTCCGTCCGTTTCCCTCCACTCCTCCAGAGAGCGCGCGTCCCAAAAACTTCCTCCACTCCACCCACCCGCATAGACCTGGTCCATACACCGAACCCACATCCCCACCCTCCAAACCGCCTCGAGATTCGCGCAACCGCCCTAGCCTTCCCCACTATAGtactctccgcctcctccctagGGTTCCCAAAAACCCTCCCCCGAATTCGAAATCGAATCGCCTcccacatctctctctctcgcggaAGCTTCTGGAAGgttcggaggcggcggcggcggaggcggcggggacgacgaTGGAGCCGCAGCTGACGCCGGGGGCGGTGCAGGCGATAGCGGAGCACCCGGACGGGACGGGGACGATCCAGCCGGTGCTGCAGGTGGTGGACGTGCGGCCCGTCACCACCAAGAACGCGCCGCCCACGCCCAAGCCCGCCGAGCGCTTCCGGATGATGCTCTCCGACGGCGTCAACACGCAGCAGTCCATGCTCGCCACCGCCCTCAACCCCCTCGTCAAGGACGCCACGCTCCGCCCCGGCACCGTCGTCCAGCTCACCGACTTCATGTGCAACACCATCCAGGGTAAAAGGTCAGCAAACCACCACAACACGcgccccccttcctctcttcccCTCTGATGAGACTCTTGCAGTCTTTTTGGTTTGGATGTTTCCGCGAGAAAGATTGGATCTTGATGTGTTAGTTCATCTGGTTACTGTTTTGAGAAAAAAGATTTGGTCTTGCGGCGATGCGCGGGTTGGGAGAGGAGGGCTCTGTGTTTAGGTTTCTTTGGATTGCGATGTTTGCAATCCAGATTGGATAGTTCAAGAAATGACGGGTTATAATTGGTGCATGCCTTCAGGTGTTTGTTCTAGATGGCCTGTGTCAGTTTCCACTTAACTGTAATGCCTTCTCAGATAAGGAGAATAGTTGCTTCTTTTCCCCTTTGGGGTGTTCGTTATGTAAAGATGCCAATGCAACGAAATATTTGTCTGTTACTACATTGTTGGGATTCTGTGATTTACATCTAGATCTAATTCGCACAGTAGTCTTTATGTCAACATGGGGGACAGTGAGAAGGTCACATTGCTTTTTCAagcattaatttttttcttctactCAGTATACCTTGTTCGTTCTGGTCTGTCTGGCATGCGATTACGGAGTTCTCAACTTTTCATTAAGTTACAGTTGAACAGGCTGTCCTTATTTTGAATCATCATGGTAAAATTGGGGGCTATTGTGTTGATTCATTGTATTGAACTCTCAAATGAATGTTTTGTTTAAGTATGTACGGTGGCTTGCATGTGATCTCATCTTATCTGTAGGTTCTAAGGAAGGTTTGCTTTTCCATCTCTACATTGATTTCAGATGCGCTTTTATCTTTGTCATGTTTCATCCAACGAGATTTTATCACTTTGGGGTTCTATTGTTAGCAGTTGTCCAATGTCGACAAATATTCAACCTGCAAATATGTTTCAACTTGCAACTAATTTGCTGGCTAGGTTGGTTAGTAAAAGTGTACTGTATTTTGAGTAATTTCTCAGAGTATTGTCTTTCATTTAGGTTTCCATTAAACCATTGAACAAGTCACAACGGCATGTTGCAATGGGCTGAACTGTAGAACTATCATTCATAACTAAGTGTGCAAACCTTGCTTTTTCTGTAGGGGTGTGTTTATCTTTTCACTGTTTCATCACCCTCAATTGAGAAATCTTACCTATTTATGGTTTATGTGCTCATTTCTGTGTATCAGTTTGGTTGATGTGATTTAGAACTGGCCTAATGCCTTCTAAAAGGAACATCCTATTTGGAACTTCAGattattttttcttcatttttatgAATCACTATGACCACTATAGTTGACAATTCTTCAATTCTTTTTTTCAGGATTATTATTGTTGTGAAACTTGATGTTCTGCAAAATGACTGCATTGTAATTGGGAACCCTAAACACTATGAACCAAAGAGTCTAACTAAGGAGCAAGACCCTAACTTACAGGCCAGTGTGGCTCAAACCAATAATGGAACCTATTCTGGTGGCGCAAGCATGCTGGGCCCCTCCGTTGCGCCAAGGGCAGAGCAGGCTGCTAGCAACAGTTCATATGGTGGACCTTATAATAGTGCTCAAGGAATGTTGGGTTCTTCTATTGGCAGGACAGTTGAACCTGGTCCTGCAAATGTTTCTGCTGTTGGCTCTTACGGTGCAATATCAGCACAGAACACAACGAATGCCAACATGATGCAGCCTACATCTCAGCTGAACATAATGAATGCCAACACGATGCAGCCTACATCTCAGCTGAACACAATGAATGCCAACACGATGCAGCCTACATCTCAGCTGTCCTCGTTGAACCCTAATCAAAACCAAAGGTTTGCAGCTCCTGCTTCGGGTGGAGTCTTTGGCCCTCCTGGCAATGCTTATGGGCAGCCTTCACGTCCTTCATATCAGCAGCCACCTCCAGTGTATATGAATAGAGGGCCTGCCTCTAGGAATGACTCTGCAACTCGTATCATCCCAATTACCGCGTTGAATCCATACCAGCCTAAGTGGACAATCAAGGCAAGGGTGACAGCAAAGTCTGATATCAGGCATTGGAGCAATGCCAGGAGTTCAGGAACAGTTTTCTCGTTTGATCTTCTTGATGCACAAGGTGGAGAAATTCGTGCACAATGCTGGAAAGAATCGGCTGATAAGTTTTTTGGCCAAATTGAGGTTGGTAGGGTGTATTTGATATCTAGAGGATCACTGAAGCCCGCCCAGAAGAAGTATAACACTTTGAACCATGATTATGAAATAACTCTGGATATCGGGTTATCAACTGTCGAGGTTTGCTCTGATGATGATAACAGCATCCCCAGGCTGCAGTACAATTTCCGGCAGATCAGCGAACTAGAGAATATGGCTAACGAGACCATTGTTGATTTACTTGGTGTTGTTACATCAGTTAGCCCTTCTGCAACAATAATGAGGAAGATCGGCACTGAAACCCGGAAAAGGTCTATTCAACTGAAGGACTTGTCTGGCCGGAGCATTGAAGTAACATTATGGGGAAACTTCTGTGATGCTGAGGGTCAGCAGTTGCAGTTGCAGTGTGATTCTGGTTCGAACCCTATAATTGCTTTTAAAGGTGCCCGTGTGGGTGATTTTAATGGCAAATCAGTGAGCACAATTGGTTCAACCCAGTTAATTATAAATCCAGACTTTCCTGAGGTGGAAAGGCTGAGGCAGTGGTACATGACAGAAGGAAAAACTGCTCCTTGCATTTCTTTATCTCGAGAAATGCTTAATATGGGCCGGACTGATGCCCGCAAAACAATTGCACAGATCAAGGATGAAAATTTGGGACGATTAGAGAAGCCAGACTGGATCACTGTTAAGGCTGCAATCTCCCATGTGACTACTGAGAGTTTTTGTTATCCAGCTTGCCCAAAGCTCTTGCCCGTCGGGAGGCAGTGTAATAAAAAGGCAATAAATAATGGTGATGGGATGTGGCATTGTGACCGATGTGATGAGAGTTTTCAAAATCCTGAATATAGGTACATGCTTAGGTTCCAGATCCAAGACCACACTGGTAGTACCTATGCTAGTGCGTTCGATGAGGCAGGTGAGCAGATTTTTGGTCGCAAGGCAGGAGAACTTTTCTCGATAAGAAATGTCGACCAAGATGATGCACAATTTGCAGAGATCATAGAAGGGGTCCGGTGGCATCTATATCTATTCAAACTGAAGGTCAAGGAAGAAACCTACAATGATGAGCAAAGCTTGAAATGCACCGCTGTCAAGGTTGAAAAACTGGACCCATCAAAAGAGAGCAACGTCCTACTTGGAGCGATTGACAACCTTTTACTGGACCCAAAGGGGCAAAGTGATCTTGCCCCTAATGCTGGTTTCACCGATCCGGTAGGCGGTCACGGTGCGCCTACATCTAGCAATGCCTATGCCATGAATACTGGTGGCGTGAATCAGTTTGGGCAGCAAGCGAGTATAAGCGCCGGGATGTCTACTCCACTAGCAGCAACACGAAACTTGCAGACATGCAGCATTTGTGGAGCAAATGGGCACAGCGCCCAGATCTGCCATGTGGGTGCAGATATGGATATGCAGGAAACATCAGCCGGTGGAAGCTCCATGGGTAACTACAACTCCATCGCTGGCAACGGCAGCTCGGAGTGTTACAAATGTAAACAGCCCGGGCACTATGCTAGAGACTGTCCAGGGCAGTCCACTGGTGGCTTGGAGTGTTTCAAATGTAAACAGCCTGGGCACTTTTCTAGAGACTGTCCAGTGCAGTCTACTGGTGGCTCGGAGTGTTTCAAATGTAAACAGCCTGGGCACTTCGCTAGAGATTGTCCAGGGCAGTCTACTGGCGCCCAGCACCAGACATATGGGAATAATGTTGCAGCATCAAGGGGTTACAATAGGCAATCCTTTGTTGGTGGCTACTGAAGTATTTTGCAagggaagaagcagcagcagcagcagcatcttgATTTTGTTCATCTTGGATGGCATCGGTGTATCGTGTATAGTTGTTAAACCTGCCTTATGTTTATGCCTTTATTACCTCCAATGTCCACTGGGCAGGGAACCTTGTGATCTGGACTTTGTATCGCTACCTTAAAAAGTATATTGTCCTTGTCTGCAATCTTGTAAATTTCAATGCCTGCTTACTGCTTGATCGGCAACTATTTATAGTTCGCCTAAAGTGCTCGCTCTGTAATAATATTTGGGCTTTGCTAGTGTGCTTTCCCCCCCTTTTGGCTGGGAATCTAGATAATCAGATAATGGCAATTGATCTGCTTGGTTCATGCATTTCCCAAGTACTGGATTGTATCATATGGGACTGAAAATTTTCATGACCTGGAGATATTTTCATTATAaattttagaggaaaaaaaaacatagcctTGTGTAACAGCAAGGTTTTCTTCTGTAGTACTACCTCTTTCCAAATGTTTATTTTGAGCTAACCAACGCAAGTGCTTTTGCGGTCAGTGGCATTGCATTGTCAAATGTGGAAGTCATGTTTATCCTCTCTGCAGAGTGTTGCTTGTCTGATGATTCTATAATTTTGTTTTAGCGCCTGGACCTTCTATATCTGGCACTGGCATGATTTACGGGTATGGCTGCATAATCTGGAGAGAGATTTGCATTATAAAGATGAGAGGAAGAAATGCGTACACTTGTGTTACAGCATGGTTTGTGTTTTTACGGCCAGTTGCATTGCATTGTCAAATGTTAGTAGTAGTATGATGCttttatatgtttttctttggCAATCTAATTTCGCCTATGCCTTGGTTCCGGGTTCTGAGTTCTGACAAGTGACAATTCTCGAACTCATTAAGCACAAGCCTATTTCACCCTTACAACAATTCGGAAGAATATAGATGGGTTTTAAACATTTGATAATATTTGCTCCCCACTCAGATTTGGTTACTCGAAATTGTACAAGACCTGACATTCGTCATCTGGACACTCTAGTAGATAAACGTGCTGGCTGATGCTAGATAAACAGATGTAAAGATGACCACTTCACcatcaaccgtaaaaccggacgAAGATCACCAAAAATTGATACTTTGGAGCAACGATAGGCAGCTTCGATTCAGATAGCACAATACTTAAAAGACCACATACTAGCATCGAATTGATACATCTCCCCTCCAAATGAGGCTCCAAAAACTATCCATTGTTTGATACAGCAAGCAATAGGATGTGAGAAACTGAGATTGGCATTTGTATTTCACTACTCTCATCTGATGAGACATGACTAGGCTGTAACTGAAGCTGAATCTAAAGAGGAAGATTAGTGTGGGATTGCAGACAAAACTGCTACTACTTCCTTCCTGCACTGCAAGAAGAAGAAATCTGTATCCAGTCTGTGTTGAACCCCATTAAAGCACACACAGCAGCTTCGATTCAGACAGCAAAAGAAACATTCTGATAGATAGCATCAAATTGATACTAGTATTTCGTTTGTGTCAAAAAAACTCTCGATATGTCGTAATCAAAGCTCGAAAATCCCATTTGTTTGatacagcagcaacagcaagaaAGGAACCCCTACTCCGATCCAGCCACTGAAACAGTACTAATGAATCCGGATTCGCGCATTCATCCTATCTGATGTGATGAAAAGAAGCTAGAGTATAAGAATCTAATCTGGGAGAAGGTTGAGGTCAGTCGTCGAAGGCGGATGAGGGGTCGGCGAGGTGGGcgaagcgggcggcggaggcggaggagaggaggaggaacttGCGGACGCAGGACCTGACGCAGTCCTCCTCCTTCTTGCCGAGGGTTCGCCGGTAGAAGGTGGTGACGCAGTCGGAGAAGCACCGGTGCGACACCCAGTTGTACAGCCGTATCCTGCGTGCACAAAAATCCATCCATCGCTACTCCACTCTCTCtgcgaggaggaagggaaggaaAGTAAGAGATTAAACGTACGCGTCTCGGGTCTGGAGCTTGTCGGCGACGGCCTCCATGCGCGccttgtcctcctcctcctccccgccgccggcggccatggcggcggcggcgtccatgcTCTTCTTCAGTAGCagcacaagaagaagaagaagaaggagaaggagaaggagaagcgtAGCCCAAGCCCTAAGGCCCTTTAGTATAGTTGAAGTGGTGAGATGGGCCGTGGTGGGCCTTCGGTAATTGAGCCCATGGGCTCAACCCCGAAAATGCCAGTGGGCTAGGTGAGGTAAACCGTGCACGTGACGCTTtcagtttcttttcttttctttccttattATAtcatcaaaaaaagaaaagaaaaagagaaaaaaaggtatGGAAGATACTGTATAGTATACGCTAGCAGCATAAGCTCCGTCCGTATAATTATTTCTTGTACGCATATGATGTACAGTATGTATTTTACGAGCTGTATACTA
This window encodes:
- the LOC107277443 gene encoding replication protein A 70 kDa DNA-binding subunit C-like yields the protein MAAAAELSRGAVAAMSRMEQGLRPVLQVTDVRPAAGRYLVALFDGTKSGQGVLVASMAHLVRACAIRAGTIIRVLDYLCIDTRVIIVEQLEILQINCALIGTSNTHGRLT
- the LOC4337594 gene encoding replication protein A 70 kDa DNA-binding subunit C — protein: MEPQLTPGAVQAIAEHPDGTGTIQPVLQVVDVRPVTTKNAPPTPKPAERFRMMLSDGVNTQQSMLATALNPLVKDATLRPGTVVQLTDFMCNTIQGKRIIIVVKLDVLQNDCIVIGNPKHYEPKSLTKEQDPNLQASVAQTNNGTYSGGASMLGPSVAPRAEQAASNSSYGGPYNSAQGMLGSSIGRTVEPGPANVSAVGSYGAISAQNTTNANMMQPTSQLNIMNANTMQPTSQLNTMNANTMQPTSQLSSLNPNQNQRFAAPASGGVFGPPGNAYGQPSRPSYQQPPPVYMNRGPASRNDSATRIIPITALNPYQPKWTIKARVTAKSDIRHWSNARSSGTVFSFDLLDAQGGEIRAQCWKESADKFFGQIEVGRVYLISRGSLKPAQKKYNTLNHDYEITLDIGLSTVEVCSDDDNSIPRLQYNFRQISELENMANETIVDLLGVVTSVSPSATIMRKIGTETRKRSIQLKDLSGRSIEVTLWGNFCDAEGQQLQLQCDSGSNPIIAFKGARVGDFNGKSVSTIGSTQLIINPDFPEVERLRQWYMTEGKTAPCISLSREMLNMGRTDARKTIAQIKDENLGRLEKPDWITVKAAISHVTTESFCYPACPKLLPVGRQCNKKAINNGDGMWHCDRCDESFQNPEYRYMLRFQIQDHTGSTYASAFDEAGEQIFGRKAGELFSIRNVDQDDAQFAEIIEGVRWHLYLFKLKVKEETYNDEQSLKCTAVKVEKLDPSKESNVLLGAIDNLLLDPKGQSDLAPNAGFTDPVGGHGAPTSSNAYAMNTGGVNQFGQQASISAGMSTPLAATRNLQTCSICGANGHSAQICHVGADMDMQETSAGGSSMGNYNSIAGNGSSECYKCKQPGHYARDCPGQSTGGLECFKCKQPGHFSRDCPVQSTGGSECFKCKQPGHFARDCPGQSTGAQHQTYGNNVAASRGYNRQSFVGGY
- the LOC9271541 gene encoding mitochondrial import inner membrane translocase subunit Tim9-like, whose product is MDAAAAMAAGGGEEEEDKARMEAVADKLQTRDAIRLYNWVSHRCFSDCVTTFYRRTLGKKEEDCVRSCVRKFLLLSSASAARFAHLADPSSAFDD